One segment of Sulfolobales archaeon DNA contains the following:
- the sufB gene encoding Fe-S cluster assembly protein SufB has protein sequence MGVKEQLLRSFYRDPAEEALGHIEVGGAELVLKGRISRDLVEEISRIKKEPEWMRLWRLRNLELFEKLPTPRWLPGIEELDLDELSHYIKPDVPKASTWEELPKEIVEAYERLGIKQAEIKFLAGLNAQLDSETVFLRVKEYVTKKGAIVTDMDTAVQKYPDLVKKYFMRIFPPEHKFAALHGALWSGGLFVYIPPGVKIEYPIEAFFLIGKAGEGNFEHSLIIADKDSYAHVIEGCAAPRLSRLSFHDGMVEIYVHEGARLHFTTLQNWSSQVINFNNKRAIVERNGYIEWIEGSIGARVSAVYPSAFLKGEGASMESYVITFARDGHIKDGGSKAYHLAPNTRSRIVSKSISMTGGINIYRGLVRIMKGARNSKSYTSCDSLLLDEKSKTYTYPHIQNDEPTAIIGHEASVGKLSDQLMFYLRSRGFKENEALSLIIGGFLSDVLARLPFEQAALVKAALDLEFSKIGSVG, from the coding sequence ATGGGTGTAAAGGAGCAGCTTCTGAGATCATTTTACAGGGATCCTGCAGAGGAGGCTCTAGGACATATAGAGGTTGGCGGTGCTGAGCTAGTATTAAAAGGGAGGATCTCTAGGGATCTTGTTGAAGAGATCTCTAGGATCAAGAAGGAGCCTGAGTGGATGAGGCTGTGGAGGCTAAGGAATCTAGAGCTCTTCGAGAAGCTACCAACCCCTAGATGGCTTCCAGGCATCGAAGAGCTTGATCTAGATGAGCTTAGCCACTATATAAAGCCAGATGTTCCCAAGGCATCTACTTGGGAGGAGCTTCCTAAGGAGATTGTGGAGGCCTATGAGAGGCTAGGGATAAAGCAGGCTGAGATAAAGTTCCTAGCAGGTTTAAATGCTCAGCTAGACTCTGAGACAGTCTTTCTTAGAGTTAAGGAGTATGTTACGAAGAAGGGTGCTATAGTAACTGATATGGATACAGCTGTTCAGAAGTACCCTGATCTTGTTAAAAAGTACTTTATGAGGATATTCCCCCCTGAGCATAAGTTCGCAGCCCTCCACGGAGCTCTATGGAGCGGTGGTCTCTTCGTATATATACCGCCAGGAGTTAAGATCGAGTATCCCATAGAGGCCTTCTTCCTAATAGGAAAGGCTGGAGAGGGTAACTTCGAGCATAGCTTGATAATAGCTGATAAGGATAGCTATGCCCATGTGATAGAGGGGTGTGCCGCTCCTAGGCTGAGTAGACTGAGTTTTCACGATGGGATGGTAGAGATATATGTGCATGAGGGTGCCAGGCTACACTTCACAACGCTTCAGAACTGGTCATCCCAGGTTATAAACTTCAACAACAAGAGAGCTATAGTTGAGAGGAATGGCTATATCGAGTGGATAGAAGGATCTATAGGGGCTAGGGTGAGCGCTGTATATCCATCGGCATTTCTAAAGGGCGAGGGAGCATCTATGGAGAGCTATGTAATAACATTTGCCAGAGATGGGCATATAAAGGATGGAGGTTCGAAGGCATATCACCTCGCACCTAATACCAGGAGTAGGATTGTTTCTAAGAGCATCTCCATGACAGGTGGGATCAACATCTACAGGGGGTTGGTGAGGATTATGAAGGGGGCTAGGAACTCGAAGAGCTATACATCATGCGACTCCCTCCTCCTAGATGAGAAGAGCAAGACATATACATATCCTCATATACAGAATGACGAGCCAACAGCAATTATAGGTCATGAGGCTAGTGTTGGTAAGCTGAGTGATCAGCTTATGTTCTATCTAAGAAGCAGGGGCTTTAAGGAGAACGAGGCTCTCAGCCTCATAATAGGTGGGTTCCTAAGCGATGTGCTGGCGAGGCTACCATTTGAGCAGGCCGCACTGGTGAAGGCAGCGCTAGATCTTGAGTTCTCCAAGATAGGCTCTGTAGGGTAG
- a CDS encoding SufD family Fe-S cluster assembly protein: MASSHKEVLAKASKLYSEIPYQYIADSPTIRYYTDWSVFDKYRPAEARYQCEQGAISEASADIAIKGGCVEISRGRAGVKVIAVHREDLDTLDPDIPLFKLVRIEDSKAYALHIAGFSAGAVIYIDKDIEDPLRIRISGGSSRGHLSQHIVVIVGEGVSSKLQITVDPAEDALRTFVEEILLMPGARLEISNISRNSPRAPSFQASHYLLLEGSEVVSGFSAIAGNMTRIQQRAIVEGRGARHMAFGAVLGTGENRIHYIENAVVRGRDSRAVLNVRGIAADSARTVVQAFAIQEEESFGSGTNVEASTLTIGRGALAVTLPMLEVRCGDVVEARHAASQAILDVDVMTYLRSRGLSIYEAVKLMTYDYIVEPFQDLPEWMVSGLIDNIYSDLDKIDFEALKIL, encoded by the coding sequence TTGGCCAGCAGCCATAAAGAGGTTCTGGCAAAGGCTTCTAAGCTCTATAGCGAGATACCATATCAATATATAGCAGATTCACCAACGATAAGATATTACACCGATTGGAGTGTTTTCGACAAATACAGACCAGCAGAGGCTAGATATCAATGTGAGCAAGGGGCTATATCTGAGGCTAGCGCTGACATAGCTATCAAGGGCGGCTGTGTCGAGATATCTAGAGGAAGAGCTGGTGTTAAGGTTATAGCTGTTCATAGAGAGGATCTAGATACTCTAGATCCAGATATACCATTGTTTAAGCTTGTGAGGATAGAGGATTCTAAGGCATATGCTCTCCATATAGCAGGGTTCTCAGCAGGGGCTGTGATATATATTGATAAGGATATCGAGGATCCTCTGAGGATTAGAATATCCGGTGGATCCTCCCGTGGGCATCTCTCCCAACATATAGTGGTTATAGTTGGCGAAGGTGTTTCATCGAAGCTCCAGATAACAGTAGATCCTGCTGAAGATGCTCTGAGAACATTTGTAGAGGAGATACTTCTAATGCCCGGGGCTAGGCTTGAGATCTCCAATATATCTAGAAACTCTCCTAGGGCTCCGAGTTTCCAGGCTTCTCACTATCTCTTGCTAGAAGGCTCTGAGGTGGTCTCGGGATTCTCAGCGATAGCCGGTAATATGACTAGGATACAGCAGAGGGCTATAGTAGAGGGTAGGGGGGCTAGGCACATGGCATTCGGAGCTGTCCTTGGGACAGGGGAGAATAGGATCCATTATATAGAGAACGCCGTTGTAAGGGGGAGAGATTCTAGGGCTGTGCTTAATGTGAGGGGGATTGCAGCAGATTCTGCTAGAACCGTTGTACAGGCATTCGCTATACAGGAGGAGGAGTCATTCGGATCTGGGACAAATGTTGAGGCATCAACCCTTACAATCGGTAGAGGAGCTCTAGCTGTAACCCTTCCAATGCTCGAGGTCAGATGTGGAGATGTGGTTGAGGCTAGACACGCGGCTTCACAGGCGATACTAGATGTTGATGTCATGACATATCTAAGATCTAGGGGTCTCTCTATATATGAAGCTGTTAAGCTCATGACCTATGATTATATAGTAGAGCCCTTCCAAGATCTTCCTGAGTGGATGGTCAGCGGGCTTATAGATAACATATACTCGGATCTAGATAAGATAGACTTTGAAGCTCTGAAAATACTCTAG
- the pyrH gene encoding UMP kinase — translation MKLVLKISGKLVNPEDPGYIFKLANIVRELVREGHRVAVVVGGGGIARRYIDACRSLGGSEGICDLIGIEASRLNAFLLTIALGDLAYRRVVRNIDEMLEAWSTGLVVAAGGFQPGQSTVAVSAIIAEAISADLLIYATVVSGIYDRDPASDPNAKLLKRVSVGELRKILSRQSVSAGRYELIDPVALSIIERSRIRVAVIDGRDPTNIIQAVRGEDVGTLIIHE, via the coding sequence ATGAAGCTGGTCCTCAAGATCAGTGGTAAGCTTGTGAACCCAGAGGATCCTGGGTATATTTTTAAGCTGGCAAATATTGTTAGGGAACTCGTTAGAGAGGGTCATAGAGTAGCTGTAGTGGTTGGTGGAGGGGGTATTGCTAGGAGGTATATAGATGCATGCAGATCTCTTGGAGGTAGTGAGGGCATATGTGATCTCATAGGTATAGAGGCTTCGAGGCTAAACGCCTTTCTCCTCACAATAGCCCTAGGAGATCTAGCATATAGGAGGGTTGTTAGGAATATAGATGAGATGCTAGAAGCCTGGAGCACAGGGCTTGTAGTTGCTGCTGGAGGCTTTCAACCAGGGCAATCAACTGTTGCTGTCTCAGCTATTATAGCTGAGGCTATATCAGCTGATCTCCTAATCTATGCAACTGTTGTTAGCGGAATATATGATAGAGACCCAGCATCAGATCCCAACGCGAAACTCCTTAAAAGGGTATCTGTTGGAGAGCTTAGAAAGATACTATCTAGGCAAAGCGTTTCAGCTGGTAGATATGAGCTAATAGATCCAGTAGCGCTTTCCATAATAGAGAGAAGCAGGATTAGAGTAGCTGTAATAGATGGGAGAGACCCTACAAACATTATTCAGGCTGTGAGGGGAGAGGATGTTGGAACCCTTATTATCCATGAGTGA